A region of Mauremys mutica isolate MM-2020 ecotype Southern chromosome 2, ASM2049712v1, whole genome shotgun sequence DNA encodes the following proteins:
- the IL7 gene encoding interleukin-7, translated as MFHVFFRSVFGILPLFIVLLPVNSSTCVMENTTVIREKYENILSHDIELLENMSEEYRDRCCRNKRHENPSAFFCNDSQEIRSLQNMACDMLKFFYKKKINKDFRWQTARVSCMTLEILHCRCDRESKNRKVCILLTQPSKDTLEAQSPKKKCCQELCELKETIASLRSCWNKFEKEIAR; from the exons ATGTTCCATG TTTTTTTTAGGTCTGTGTTTGGGATTCTGCCACTGTTCATAGTTCTGTTGCCAGTAAATTCATCTACTTGTGTGATGGAAAATACAACTGTAATACGTGAAAAGTATGAGAATATCCTAAGCCACGATATTGAATTGCTG GAAAATATGTCTGAAGAGTATCGTGACAGGTGCTGCAGGAATAAAAGACATGAAAACCCCAGTGCGTTTTTCTGCAATGATTCTCAG GAAATAAGGTCATTACAGAATATGGCATGTGACATGCTTAAgttcttttataaaaaaaagatCAACAAAGATTTCAGATGGCAAACTGCTCGGGTTTCGTGTATGACATTAGAAATTCTACATTGCAGATGTGATAGAGAGAGCAAAAATAGAAAG GTTTGCATATTGCTTACACAACCCAGCAAAGACACACTAGAGGCACAAAGCCCCAAGAAAAAATGTTGCCAAGAATTATGTGAACTAAAGGAAACTATAGCTAGTCTTAGATCCTGCTGGAATAAGTTTGAAAAAGAAATTGCTAGGTAA